Proteins encoded by one window of Arachis hypogaea cultivar Tifrunner chromosome 1, arahy.Tifrunner.gnm2.J5K5, whole genome shotgun sequence:
- the LOC112700528 gene encoding NADP-dependent glyceraldehyde-3-phosphate dehydrogenase, whose product MAGNGVFAEILDGEVFKYYADGEWKKSSSGKSVAIINPTTRKTQYKVQACSQEEVNKVMDSAKSAQKLWAKTPLWKRAELLHKAAAILKEHKAPIAESLVKEIAKPAKDAVTEVVRSGDLVSYCAEEGVRILGEGKFLVSDSFPGNERTKYCLTSKIPLGVILAIPPFNYPVNLAVSKIAPALIAGNSIVLKPPTQGAVSALHMVHCFHLAGFPKGLINCVTGKGSEIGDFLTMHPGVNCISFTGGDTGIAISKKAGMIPLQMELGGKDACIVLEDADLDLVAGNIIKGGFSYSGQRCTAVKVVLVMESVADALVEKVKAKVAKLSVGAPENDCDITPVVSESSANFIEGLVMDAKEKGATFCQEYKREGNLIWPLLLDNVRPDMRIAWEEPFGPVLPLIRINSIEEGIHHCNASNFGLQGCVFTKDINKAIMIGDAMETGTVQINSAPARGPDHFPFQGIKDSGIGSQGITNSINMMTKIKTTVINLPSPSYTMG is encoded by the exons ATGGCTGGGAATGGAGTTTTTGCAGAGATTTTGGATGGAGAAGTGTTCAAGTACTATGCAGATGGAGAGTGGAAGAAATCTTCTTCTGGCAAGAGTGTTGCTATCATCAACCCCACTACCAGAAAGACTCAATACAAAGTTCAAG CTTGTTCACAAGAAGAGGTTAATAAGGTGATGGATTCTGCAAAATCTGCACAAAAGTTATGGGCGAAGACGCCGCTATGGAAGCGTGCCGAGCTTCTCCACAAGGCAGCAGCAATCCTCAAGGAACACAAAGCTCCAATTGCAGAGAGCCTAGTGAAAGAGATAGCAAAGCCAGCCAAAGATGCTGTCACTGAG GTTGTAAGATCTGGTGATCTTGTTTCTTACTGTGCTGAAGAAGGGGTTAGAATTCTAGGAGAAGGAAAATTTTTAGTATCAGATAGCTTCCCTGGAAATGAAAGGACCAAGTATTGCCTCACATCAAAG ATTCCATTAGGAGTGATTTTGGCCATTCCACCTTTTAACTATCCTGTCAACCTTGCTGTCTCAAAAATTGCTCCTGCTCTTATTGCTGGAAACTCCATTGTGCTCAAGCCTCCAACTCAG GGAGCTGTTTCTGCTCTTCACATGGTTCATTGCTTTCACTTGGCTGGTTTTCCCAAAGGCCTAATCAACTGTGTTACTGGCAAAGGCTCGGAGATCGGTGACTTCCTTACAATGCATCCAGGTGTGAACTGCATAAG CTTCACTGGTGGAGACACCGGCATTGCAATTTCAAAGAAGGCAGGGATGATTCCTCTGCAAATGGAGTTGGGAGGAAAAGATGCATGCATTGTACTTGAGGATGCTGATCTTGATTTGGTAGCTGGAAACATTATTAAAGGAGGTTTTTCATACAG TGGACAGAGGTGCACTGCTGTAAAGGTAGTCCTGGTAATGGAATCAGTGGCAGATGCATTGGTAGAGAAAGTGAAAGCTAAGGTGGCAAAACTAAGTGTTGGAGCACCTGAGAATGACTGTGATATTACTCCAGTTGTGTCGGAATCGTCGGCGAATTTCATCGAAGGACTAGTGATGGATGCAAAGGAGAAAGGAGCAACATTCTGCCAAGAATACAAAAGAGAAGGGAATCTGATTTGGCCTTTGCTACTTGACAATGTTAGGCCTGATATGAGAATTGCATGGGAGGAGCCATTTGGTCCTGTTTTGCCTCTCATTAGGATCAATTCCATTGAAGAAGGAATCCATCACTGCAATGCCAGCAACTTTGGACTTCAG GGATGTGTCTTCACAAAAGATATCAACAAAGCAATAATGATCGGTGATGCAATGGAAACTGGAACAGTTCAAATCAATTCTGCTCCGGCTCGAGGACCCGATCATTTTCCTTTCCAG GGTATAAAGGACAGTGGAATTGGATCACAAGGAATTACCAACAGCATAAACATGATGACTAAGATCAAAACGACTGTCATAAACTTACCAAGCCCTTCTTATACAATGGGCTAG